A stretch of the Polyangiaceae bacterium genome encodes the following:
- a CDS encoding carbonic anhydrase: MQKLAKGIHSFQSGYFATHRQLFEQLATAGQRPETLFITCSDSRVVPDLITNAAPGELFLIRNVGNVVPPPTLPGATAAAMEYAVEVLGVENVIVCGHTQCGAIQAILHPETVAHLPYVSRWVAGATRLKSILSERYSDLTGEALATAAIQENVLLQVEHLRQFDFIENRLVAGTLHISAWVFKIGTGQVFDYDPSSCEFVELSSGRQEPTVEPER, encoded by the coding sequence ATGCAGAAGCTCGCCAAGGGCATCCACTCGTTCCAGAGCGGATACTTCGCGACCCACCGCCAGCTCTTCGAGCAGCTGGCGACGGCGGGTCAGAGACCCGAGACGTTGTTCATCACCTGCTCGGACTCGCGGGTGGTTCCGGATCTGATCACCAACGCTGCCCCAGGTGAGCTCTTCCTGATCCGCAACGTGGGCAACGTCGTGCCGCCGCCGACTCTGCCGGGCGCCACCGCGGCGGCGATGGAGTATGCGGTCGAGGTGCTGGGGGTCGAGAACGTCATCGTCTGTGGGCACACGCAGTGCGGCGCCATCCAAGCCATCTTGCACCCCGAGACCGTCGCCCACTTGCCCTACGTGAGCCGCTGGGTCGCCGGCGCGACCCGGCTCAAGAGCATCCTGAGCGAGCGCTACTCGGACCTGACCGGAGAAGCGCTCGCGACGGCTGCCATTCAGGAGAACGTACTGCTCCAGGTCGAGCACCTGCGCCAGTTCGACTTCATCGAGAACCGGCTCGTCGCCGGCACGCTGCACATCAGCGCGTGGGTGTTCAAAATCGGGACAGGGCAGGTCTTCGACTACGACCCCAGCTCGTGCGAGTTCGTCGAGCTCTCGAGCGGGCGTCAGGAGCCGACCGTCGAGCCGGAACGCTGA
- a CDS encoding DUF2236 domain-containing protein translates to MLRCYLGDFRTLLTGGSAGVLQLMYPPLGAAVAAQSDFFGDPFGRVYRSVPQIWATVLAPDGAERARRIRDLHRSIQGTDASGRPFHALDPETYWWAHATFTWEVFEAIRLFFPGGLGGVDVERLYADSVGWYELYGVSSRPVPPDYRAFLAKFDDVCATTLEMTPAAARTLEMALAGQWRPPLIRTNFRDPLSKGAGRALVIGALPALVRRRFDIPWTRWDQRRFRLVCGVVRQGFRYVPKQVHRRALNLGLRYVGVSTRAERFVPGAQGDGAPPRS, encoded by the coding sequence ATGCTGCGCTGCTACCTGGGCGACTTTCGGACGCTCCTGACCGGCGGCAGCGCGGGTGTGCTCCAGCTCATGTACCCGCCGCTCGGCGCGGCCGTCGCCGCACAATCCGACTTCTTCGGCGATCCGTTCGGTCGCGTGTACCGCTCCGTCCCGCAGATCTGGGCGACCGTGCTGGCGCCCGACGGCGCGGAGCGCGCGCGCCGGATCCGCGACCTGCACCGCTCGATCCAGGGCACAGACGCCAGCGGTCGGCCCTTCCACGCGCTCGATCCCGAGACCTACTGGTGGGCGCACGCCACGTTCACCTGGGAGGTCTTCGAGGCGATCCGGCTGTTCTTCCCCGGCGGTCTCGGCGGCGTCGACGTGGAGCGCCTCTACGCGGACAGCGTCGGTTGGTACGAGCTCTACGGAGTCAGCTCACGCCCGGTACCGCCCGATTACCGCGCGTTCTTGGCGAAGTTCGACGACGTCTGCGCGACCACCCTGGAGATGACCCCGGCGGCGGCGCGCACTCTCGAGATGGCGCTCGCCGGACAGTGGCGTCCGCCGCTGATTCGCACGAACTTCAGGGATCCGCTGAGCAAGGGCGCCGGTCGCGCGCTGGTGATCGGCGCGCTGCCGGCCTTGGTGCGGCGGCGCTTCGACATCCCCTGGACGCGCTGGGATCAGCGGCGCTTCCGGCTGGTGTGCGGCGTGGTGCGGCAGGGCTTCCGCTACGTCCCCAAGCAGGTGCACCGCCGCGCCCTGAACCTCGGGCTGCGCTACGTCGGCGTCTCGACGCGCGCGGAGCGCTTCGTGCCCGGAGCCCAAGGCGACGGCGCGCCGCCTCGGTCATGA
- a CDS encoding VOC family protein, whose product MARAKIFPHLWYAKEAEEAARFYASVFPDSRVDRVTPLLSESPSGPPGSVKVVDFTLFGQRFQAISAGPHHEFNDAISLVVACDDQTELDRYWDALLEGGGKPQACGWLIDRFGVRWQIVPRALDEMMYDQDPARSRRVTDALLKMVKLDIAELEKAYRT is encoded by the coding sequence ATGGCTCGCGCAAAGATATTTCCGCACCTCTGGTACGCGAAGGAGGCCGAGGAGGCGGCCCGGTTCTACGCCTCCGTCTTCCCAGACTCGCGGGTCGACCGGGTCACGCCGCTCCTGAGCGAGTCGCCGAGCGGCCCACCGGGCTCGGTGAAGGTCGTGGACTTCACGCTCTTCGGTCAGCGGTTCCAGGCCATCAGCGCCGGGCCGCACCACGAGTTCAACGACGCCATCTCGCTGGTCGTGGCCTGCGACGACCAGACCGAGCTCGACCGCTACTGGGACGCGCTCCTCGAAGGAGGCGGCAAGCCGCAGGCGTGCGGCTGGCTCATCGACCGGTTCGGTGTGCGCTGGCAGATCGTGCCGCGGGCCCTCGACGAGATGATGTACGACCAGGACCCGGCTCGCTCGAGGCGGGTGACGGACGCACTCTTGAAGATGGTGAAGCTCGACATCGCAGAGCTCGAGAAGGCCTACCGCACGTGA
- a CDS encoding YciI family protein, which produces MRVMVIVKATKSSEAGVMPSEKLLADMGKYNEELVKAGVMLAGEGLHPSSKGKRVVFTAGKKTAIDGPFAETKELIAGFWLWQVKSMDEALEWARRCPDPMPGEESVLELRPVFEAEDFGQELTPELRAQEERLRAQIEQQQKS; this is translated from the coding sequence ATGCGAGTGATGGTGATCGTCAAGGCGACGAAGAGCTCCGAGGCGGGCGTGATGCCCAGCGAGAAGCTGCTCGCCGACATGGGCAAGTACAACGAGGAGCTGGTGAAGGCCGGCGTGATGCTCGCAGGCGAGGGGCTCCACCCGAGCTCGAAGGGCAAGCGCGTCGTCTTCACCGCTGGCAAGAAGACCGCCATCGATGGTCCCTTCGCCGAGACGAAGGAGCTCATCGCCGGATTCTGGCTGTGGCAGGTGAAGAGCATGGACGAGGCGCTCGAGTGGGCCCGGCGCTGTCCCGACCCGATGCCCGGCGAGGAGTCGGTCCTGGAGCTCCGGCCGGTCTTCGAGGCCGAGGACTTCGGCCAGGAGCTCACGCCGGAGCTGCGCGCCCAAGAGGAACGCTTGCGCGCCCAGATCGAGCAGCAGCAGAAGTCGTGA
- a CDS encoding FAD-dependent oxidoreductase: protein MTDVLVIGDGPGGLSAALFLAKNGMDVVVHGQDKTAMHAALLRNYLGIPEILGSDFQAVARRQVAALGAKVLGTRVEALAKQGDGFQATLEDGATVRARYVILSEGKSPRLAQMLGLSHDPATGLATDKNGRTAVPGVYAVGRSTRPGRSQAIISAGDGAAAAIDILSIEKGESVTDWDSPPEGG, encoded by the coding sequence ATGACCGACGTGTTGGTGATCGGAGACGGTCCGGGCGGCCTGAGCGCCGCGCTCTTCCTCGCGAAGAACGGCATGGACGTGGTCGTTCACGGCCAGGACAAGACGGCGATGCACGCCGCGCTGCTCAGGAACTACCTGGGCATCCCCGAGATCCTCGGCAGCGACTTCCAAGCCGTCGCGCGCCGGCAGGTCGCCGCGCTCGGCGCGAAGGTCCTGGGCACGCGCGTCGAGGCCCTCGCGAAGCAGGGAGACGGGTTCCAGGCGACGCTCGAAGACGGCGCGACCGTCCGAGCGCGCTACGTGATCCTGTCGGAGGGCAAGTCGCCGCGCCTCGCGCAGATGCTCGGCCTCTCCCACGATCCGGCGACGGGGCTCGCCACGGACAAGAACGGGCGCACCGCCGTGCCCGGGGTGTACGCCGTCGGGCGCTCGACGCGACCTGGTCGCAGCCAGGCCATCATCAGCGCCGGCGACGGCGCCGCGGCGGCCATCGACATCCTCTCGATCGAGAAGGGCGAGTCCGTGACGGACTGGGACTCGCCGCCGGAGGGTGGCTGA
- a CDS encoding zinc-binding dehydrogenase gives MKAIVQDRYGSADVLQLREIDRPRPRAGEVIVRVHAAGIDFGVWHLMEGVPYAVRLAFGLRRPKNPVRGIELAGVVEEVGTNVTTFAPGDEVFGVGEGSFAEYARASVSKLLHKPPNLGFAEAAAVPVSATTALTGLRAAGLEAGQTVLITGAGGGVGSYAVQLARAMGAEVTGVCSTAKLDFVRSLGAAHVIDYTREDATAGDRTYDVIIDLAGSRSVSALRRALAPTGTLVILGGEGGGKWLGMGRQVWAQIVGVTTRQTFRSPIGLVNQKDLATLGEMLEAGNHGVTHALVQEVCVERSSAARRQRWHQRVAAALERDLLAGESPHLLAQHFEAAGDAARAVPAYAAAGRQAGLRYATSDAIALCARALDLLPRLPAGRERDRLELEILGTMCRQVSSTSFKTTFAGREPLSVYSRAIEIARTLDDSPSVYAALTRLCNYHMITADYRQAAELHGELEAIEQAHELDPVLLHSGIFARAYTAFFTADLGSAVRLLEQLAPSEHERSVFHANLPGRTLALGHLACVRWVMGDAERALAEAQATIDLAARTGVPVLPALGHVVRARLRYLRRDPLPIAEVEAIEAVRVAAPDLGLQTEAKAFALWAKARRAPLSLEEIRPLLDDLNQRLTEVSTCSTLLGQVLIDVLRASGHAAEASRLTGEIISFAISHDESVFLPELLRIRGEQVERTNPAAAAKDYLEALELARTTGAQSLERRAMENLSALQASARAGGAAPRRGSRRT, from the coding sequence ATGAAAGCCATCGTTCAAGACCGCTATGGATCGGCCGACGTACTGCAACTCCGGGAGATCGATCGTCCTCGGCCGCGCGCGGGCGAGGTCATCGTCCGGGTCCACGCCGCGGGCATCGACTTCGGGGTGTGGCACCTGATGGAGGGGGTGCCCTACGCGGTGCGACTCGCCTTTGGCCTGCGCCGACCGAAGAACCCCGTGCGCGGGATCGAGCTAGCGGGGGTGGTCGAGGAGGTGGGCACGAACGTGACCACCTTCGCACCGGGCGACGAGGTCTTCGGCGTCGGGGAGGGATCCTTCGCCGAGTACGCGCGCGCCTCCGTCTCCAAGCTCCTGCACAAGCCCCCGAACCTCGGCTTCGCGGAGGCGGCGGCCGTGCCCGTGTCAGCGACGACCGCCCTCACGGGCCTCCGCGCGGCGGGGCTCGAAGCAGGGCAGACGGTGCTCATCACGGGTGCGGGCGGCGGCGTCGGCTCCTACGCGGTGCAGCTCGCGCGCGCGATGGGCGCCGAGGTGACCGGCGTCTGCAGCACGGCGAAGCTGGACTTCGTGCGTTCTCTGGGCGCGGCGCACGTCATCGACTACACGCGCGAGGACGCCACCGCGGGCGACCGCACCTACGACGTCATCATCGACCTCGCGGGCAGCCGCAGTGTGTCCGCCCTGCGCCGCGCGCTCGCGCCGACGGGGACTCTGGTGATCCTCGGGGGAGAGGGCGGGGGCAAGTGGCTCGGCATGGGTCGCCAGGTCTGGGCGCAGATCGTCGGCGTCACGACCCGACAGACGTTCCGATCGCCCATCGGGCTCGTGAACCAGAAGGACCTCGCTACCCTCGGGGAGATGCTCGAGGCGGGAAACCACGGAGTCACCCATGCGCTGGTCCAGGAGGTGTGCGTCGAGCGCAGCAGCGCGGCGCGGCGCCAGCGGTGGCATCAGCGCGTTGCCGCGGCGCTCGAGCGCGACCTCTTGGCCGGCGAGAGCCCGCACCTCCTCGCCCAGCATTTCGAGGCTGCGGGCGATGCGGCGCGAGCGGTTCCCGCTTATGCGGCAGCGGGACGACAGGCCGGCCTCCGATACGCCACCTCCGACGCCATCGCCCTGTGCGCCCGCGCGCTGGATCTGCTGCCCCGCTTGCCCGCGGGCCGTGAGCGCGACCGTCTCGAGCTCGAGATCCTGGGGACCATGTGCCGACAGGTGAGCTCCACCTCGTTCAAGACGACCTTCGCCGGCCGGGAGCCGCTCTCGGTCTATTCGAGGGCCATCGAGATCGCGCGCACGCTCGATGACTCGCCGAGCGTGTACGCAGCGCTCACGCGGCTGTGCAACTACCACATGATCACTGCCGACTACCGCCAGGCGGCGGAGCTGCACGGTGAGCTCGAGGCGATCGAGCAAGCCCACGAGCTGGATCCGGTGCTTCTCCACTCCGGGATCTTCGCCCGGGCGTATACCGCGTTCTTCACCGCCGACCTCGGCAGCGCGGTTCGCCTGCTCGAACAGCTAGCTCCCTCGGAGCACGAGCGGTCTGTGTTTCACGCGAACCTCCCCGGTAGGACGCTCGCTCTGGGCCATCTCGCGTGCGTGCGCTGGGTCATGGGGGACGCCGAGCGCGCCCTGGCCGAGGCGCAGGCGACGATCGACCTCGCGGCGAGGACCGGAGTCCCGGTCCTGCCAGCGCTCGGGCACGTGGTCCGCGCGAGGCTCCGGTACCTGCGTCGCGATCCGCTGCCGATCGCCGAGGTGGAGGCGATCGAGGCAGTCCGGGTCGCGGCGCCCGATCTGGGGCTCCAGACGGAGGCAAAGGCCTTCGCGCTGTGGGCGAAGGCCCGCCGCGCCCCGCTCTCGCTCGAGGAGATTCGGCCACTCCTCGACGACCTGAACCAGCGGCTGACCGAAGTCTCGACATGCTCCACGTTGCTCGGGCAGGTCCTGATCGACGTGTTGAGGGCGTCCGGGCACGCTGCGGAGGCGAGCCGCCTCACCGGCGAGATCATCTCCTTCGCGATCAGCCACGACGAGAGCGTGTTCCTACCGGAGCTGCTCCGGATCCGCGGCGAGCAGGTGGAACGCACGAACCCCGCCGCGGCGGCGAAGGACTATCTCGAGGCCCTGGAGCTCGCCCGGACTACGGGGGCGCAGAGTCTGGAGCGTCGCGCGATGGAAAACCTCTCCGCGCTCCAGGCTTCCGCTAGGGCAGGTGGTGCAGCGCCTCGGCGGGGCTCGAGGCGAACCTGA
- the nirK gene encoding nitrite reductase, copper-containing: MRPVSALLSVVALLAAFGCGRSPDVQRERLGSTGGSEKGDFGPAVGAPVVAELTDAPRVPRPVERKKPAHVVVELETRELELPIANGATYTFWTFGGKVPGQFIRVRQGDTVEVRLKNHPDSKMPHNVDLHAVTGPGGGAESSFTSPGYETKFSFKALNQGLFVYHCATAPVGMHIANGMYGLILVEPPEGLPPVDHEYYVMQSEFYTAGKYREPGLARFDEAKAIDERPTYVLFNGREGALTGDNALKAKVGERVRLYVGNGGPNLVSSFHVIGEIFDKVYTEGGTRHQENVQTTLIPAGGSAIVEFRVEVPGDYALVDHSIFRTFHKGALGTLRVSGDENKATFSGQLEAREWKPN; this comes from the coding sequence ATGCGACCCGTGTCCGCACTACTTTCTGTCGTTGCCCTGCTCGCCGCCTTCGGTTGCGGCCGCTCCCCGGATGTCCAGCGCGAGCGCCTCGGCTCGACCGGTGGCTCCGAGAAGGGGGACTTCGGCCCGGCCGTCGGGGCGCCGGTGGTCGCCGAGCTCACCGATGCGCCCAGAGTTCCGAGACCCGTGGAGCGCAAGAAGCCGGCCCACGTCGTGGTGGAGCTCGAGACGCGCGAGCTCGAGCTGCCCATCGCCAACGGCGCCACGTACACGTTCTGGACGTTCGGCGGCAAGGTGCCGGGGCAGTTCATCCGCGTGCGGCAAGGCGACACCGTGGAGGTGCGGCTGAAGAATCACCCCGACAGCAAGATGCCGCACAACGTCGACCTGCACGCGGTGACCGGACCTGGCGGAGGAGCGGAGAGCTCCTTCACTTCCCCGGGATACGAGACGAAGTTCTCGTTCAAGGCGCTCAACCAGGGCCTCTTCGTCTACCACTGTGCGACCGCGCCCGTCGGCATGCACATCGCGAACGGGATGTACGGCCTGATCTTGGTCGAGCCCCCGGAAGGCCTGCCCCCCGTCGATCACGAGTACTACGTGATGCAGAGCGAGTTCTACACGGCGGGCAAGTACCGGGAGCCCGGCTTGGCTCGATTCGACGAAGCGAAGGCCATCGACGAGCGCCCCACCTACGTGCTCTTCAACGGTCGGGAGGGCGCGCTCACCGGCGACAATGCGCTGAAAGCCAAGGTCGGGGAGCGCGTGCGGCTCTACGTCGGCAACGGGGGTCCCAACCTGGTGTCGAGCTTCCACGTCATCGGTGAGATCTTCGACAAGGTCTACACCGAGGGCGGGACTCGCCATCAAGAGAACGTCCAGACGACGCTCATTCCGGCCGGCGGCTCGGCGATTGTCGAGTTTCGGGTCGAGGTCCCGGGTGACTACGCGCTGGTGGACCACTCGATCTTCCGCACCTTCCACAAGGGTGCTCTCGGCACGCTCCGCGTGAGCGGCGACGAGAACAAGGCGACCTTCTCCGGGCAGCTCGAAGCCCGCGAATGGAAGCCGAACTGA
- a CDS encoding formylglycine-generating enzyme family protein codes for MGSLALIGLSLLTLVATKHPDLVERALWPEPRASIDWVRIPAGTQRPQFAPSESQTEIAIGEHDLADTPVTNGAFLRFVQRHPEWRRDRVSRLFADPAYLAHWAAPDDLGDAGARRPVTQVSWFAASAFCEAAGARLPTEAEWERVAAESPAAEQLAWYAKPSRGPERDVGGGAENSLSVHDMNGLVWEWVLDFNSNMVTADSRDTTDNDKNTFCGAGALRARDPDDYAAFMRIAFRSSLEARFVARHLGFRCARDVEKETR; via the coding sequence ATGGGCTCCCTCGCACTGATCGGGCTCTCCCTGCTGACGCTGGTGGCGACGAAGCACCCGGACCTCGTCGAGCGAGCGCTCTGGCCCGAGCCCCGCGCCAGCATCGACTGGGTGCGCATTCCGGCCGGCACTCAGCGACCACAGTTCGCGCCGAGTGAGTCCCAGACCGAGATCGCGATCGGAGAGCACGACCTCGCGGACACTCCAGTCACCAACGGGGCCTTCCTGCGCTTCGTGCAGCGTCACCCCGAGTGGCGCCGAGATCGTGTCTCGCGCTTGTTCGCCGACCCTGCGTACCTCGCGCACTGGGCTGCTCCCGATGATCTGGGTGACGCCGGCGCACGGCGCCCGGTCACCCAGGTGAGCTGGTTCGCGGCGAGCGCGTTCTGCGAAGCGGCCGGCGCGCGCCTGCCAACGGAGGCGGAGTGGGAGCGCGTCGCCGCGGAGAGCCCGGCCGCGGAGCAGCTCGCCTGGTACGCCAAGCCGTCCCGGGGCCCCGAGCGTGACGTCGGCGGCGGAGCGGAGAACAGCCTCTCGGTCCACGACATGAACGGCCTGGTCTGGGAGTGGGTGCTCGACTTCAACTCCAACATGGTGACGGCGGACAGCCGTGACACGACCGACAACGACAAGAACACCTTCTGTGGCGCTGGAGCGCTGCGCGCCCGTGATCCGGATGACTATGCAGCGTTCATGCGCATCGCGTTCAGAAGCTCGCTGGAAGCACGTTTCGTCGCCCGGCACCTGGGGTTCCGCTGTGCCCGCGACGTCGAGAAGGAGACCCGATGA
- a CDS encoding SCO family protein: MNRSIFTVAACLALSCCSRAPSSPPTPETSEADVPHATLPAGRAVQGASLYQVSMELTDQDGQALGLDAFAGHPVIISMFYGSCPFACPTLISDVKRIIDKLDQTTRKDVRVLLVSFDPERDTPAAMKELAERHRTDQSLFRFARSSEADVRKLAAVLGIRYKKLDNGAINHSTVITVLDRRGMPRYRMDGLKGPPDGAVSALERVDSPIARAWGLLTGG; this comes from the coding sequence ATGAACCGTTCCATCTTCACCGTCGCGGCGTGCCTGGCGCTCTCGTGTTGCTCCCGCGCCCCGTCTTCCCCACCCACACCGGAGACCAGCGAGGCGGACGTTCCGCACGCCACGCTGCCAGCCGGTCGAGCCGTGCAGGGAGCGAGCCTCTACCAGGTCTCGATGGAGCTGACGGACCAGGACGGCCAGGCGCTCGGCCTCGACGCCTTCGCCGGGCACCCGGTGATCATCAGCATGTTCTACGGCAGCTGCCCCTTCGCCTGTCCGACGCTGATTTCCGACGTGAAGCGCATCATCGACAAGCTCGACCAGACGACTCGCAAGGACGTGCGCGTGCTGCTGGTGAGCTTCGACCCGGAGCGCGACACGCCAGCGGCCATGAAGGAGCTCGCCGAACGGCATCGCACCGATCAGAGCCTGTTCCGTTTCGCCAGGAGCAGCGAAGCGGACGTCCGCAAGCTCGCCGCGGTGCTCGGCATCCGCTACAAGAAGCTCGACAACGGCGCCATCAACCACTCCACCGTGATCACCGTTCTGGATCGGCGCGGCATGCCCCGCTACCGCATGGATGGCCTCAAAGGGCCTCCCGACGGGGCGGTGAGCGCGCTCGAGCGCGTCGATTCGCCGATCGCTCGTGCTTGGGGCTTGCTGACGGGGGGATGA
- a CDS encoding PIN domain-containing protein, translating to MIAIDTNVLLYAHRADSPWHAAARARVREASRRPWAIPWPCIHEFIAIATHPRVFDPPSSLSDARRAVEGWVASPKLALLAETTGYWSTLDAVLRDGKVVGPRVHDARIAALCLEHAVSELWTADRDFSRFSKLRTRNPLIG from the coding sequence GTGATCGCCATCGACACCAACGTCCTCCTCTATGCTCACCGAGCGGACTCCCCGTGGCACGCCGCCGCTCGGGCGCGCGTCCGCGAAGCCTCGCGGCGGCCGTGGGCGATTCCGTGGCCCTGCATCCACGAGTTCATCGCGATCGCGACTCACCCCCGTGTGTTCGATCCGCCCTCGTCTCTGAGCGACGCCCGCCGGGCCGTCGAGGGCTGGGTCGCATCGCCGAAGCTCGCGCTGCTCGCCGAGACCACTGGGTACTGGAGCACGCTGGACGCCGTGCTCCGGGACGGGAAGGTCGTCGGGCCCCGCGTGCACGACGCCCGAATCGCCGCCCTGTGTCTGGAGCACGCCGTGAGCGAGCTCTGGACGGCCGACCGCGACTTCTCCCGGTTCTCCAAGCTGCGCACGCGGAACCCACTGATCGGCTGA
- a CDS encoding DUF2191 domain-containing protein, which yields MKTTIDIADPILRRAKQLAAKRGTTLRVVVEEALREKLSAEADGEGDAEGVDTHAVRGRGLQPGLSWEDVRTLRDLAYEGRGT from the coding sequence ATGAAGACAACCATCGATATTGCTGACCCGATCTTGCGGCGGGCGAAGCAGCTCGCGGCCAAACGTGGGACGACGTTGCGGGTCGTGGTCGAAGAAGCGCTGCGCGAGAAGCTGTCAGCAGAGGCGGACGGCGAAGGCGACGCGGAGGGCGTCGACACGCACGCGGTCCGCGGCCGCGGCCTGCAGCCAGGCCTCTCTTGGGAGGACGTGCGCACGCTGCGCGATCTGGCGTATGAAGGCCGCGGGACGTGA